From Sphingomonas nostoxanthinifaciens, a single genomic window includes:
- a CDS encoding DUF2493 domain-containing protein — protein MATDNSDADEPQPGSTAYLLQEMQLYGHRPFEDEPDHRPLPDARVAGGAIADIFDAIVSSLTDTRIEPDLENLTWGIVNVFHRAGERIERELDDNEQAQKRLQREQDGSEVKSVELERRIAEGITMLERRDTMEFLRDAAADQFRTHIRKAWLPRSGAMVNRKMLTSAVLDSRKQIDKRAYQDARVLNPDGVRIAFTGGADFNDHRLIYATLDKVHAQLPDMVLLHGATPTGAERIAACWARDRNVPQKPYKPDWERHKKAAPFKRNDAMLDEMPRGVIIFPGTGIQDNLADKARKMGIRLWDFRERSG, from the coding sequence ATGGCGACCGACAATTCCGACGCGGACGAACCGCAGCCCGGTTCCACCGCATATCTCCTTCAGGAGATGCAGCTCTATGGCCATCGGCCCTTCGAGGACGAACCCGACCATCGCCCGTTGCCCGATGCCCGCGTTGCCGGCGGCGCGATCGCCGACATCTTCGATGCCATTGTGTCCTCACTGACCGACACGCGGATCGAGCCCGACCTTGAGAACCTGACCTGGGGCATCGTCAACGTCTTCCACCGTGCGGGCGAGCGGATCGAACGCGAGCTCGACGACAACGAACAGGCGCAGAAGCGCCTCCAGCGCGAGCAAGACGGCAGCGAGGTGAAATCGGTCGAGCTGGAACGCCGGATCGCCGAAGGCATCACGATGCTGGAACGCCGTGACACCATGGAATTCCTGCGGGATGCCGCCGCCGACCAGTTCCGCACCCACATCCGCAAAGCGTGGCTCCCGCGCTCAGGGGCGATGGTCAACCGCAAGATGCTGACCTCGGCAGTGCTCGACAGCCGCAAGCAAATCGACAAGCGAGCTTATCAGGACGCCCGCGTTCTCAATCCCGACGGCGTGCGGATCGCCTTTACCGGCGGAGCCGACTTCAACGATCACCGGCTGATCTACGCGACGCTCGACAAGGTTCATGCGCAATTGCCTGACATGGTCCTCCTGCACGGCGCGACTCCAACCGGTGCCGAACGCATTGCCGCCTGCTGGGCACGTGATCGCAACGTTCCGCAGAAGCCCTACAAGCCCGATTGGGAGCGCCACAAGAAAGCCGCTCCCTTCAAGCGCAACGATGCGATGCTGGACGAGATGCCAAGAGGCGTCATCATCTTCCCCGGCACCGGCATTCAGGACAACCTCGCCGACAAGGCACGCAAGATGGGCATTCGCCTCTGGGATTTCCGCGAGCGATCCGGCTGA
- a CDS encoding DUF7146 domain-containing protein — translation MDVRTECWLRFHPRCWYRPSEDDAPGTPDVFPALIAAVTDEDGSITGCHRTWLAPDGSGKAPIATPRRAMGDLLGMGVRFGNASPVMLAGEGLETMLSLRNVISAPAIAGLSAPHLAAVLFPADLHRLYVARDDDPAGTAALATLTERATQAGIDIVPLEPQLDDFNSDLRAFGREQLAARLHAQLRAEDAECLMRVR, via the coding sequence TTGGATGTTCGAACCGAATGCTGGCTGCGTTTTCATCCACGCTGCTGGTATCGTCCATCCGAGGACGACGCTCCGGGCACGCCGGACGTCTTCCCGGCGCTGATCGCCGCCGTCACCGACGAGGATGGCTCCATCACCGGCTGCCACCGCACCTGGCTTGCACCCGACGGATCGGGCAAGGCGCCGATCGCAACGCCGCGCCGGGCCATGGGCGACCTTCTCGGCATGGGTGTGCGCTTCGGAAACGCGTCTCCGGTCATGCTCGCCGGTGAAGGACTCGAGACCATGCTGTCGCTGCGTAATGTCATTTCCGCACCGGCGATCGCGGGGTTGTCGGCACCGCATCTCGCCGCCGTCTTGTTTCCGGCCGATCTTCATCGCCTCTACGTCGCGCGCGATGACGATCCCGCGGGCACCGCCGCACTCGCAACGTTGACCGAACGGGCGACGCAAGCAGGGATCGACATCGTGCCGCTCGAACCACAGCTCGATGATTTCAACAGCGATCTTCGCGCCTTTGGCCGGGAACAACTGGCAGCGAGGTTGCACGCCCAGCTTCGGGCGGAGGATGCCGAGTGCCTGATGCGAGTCCGCTGA
- a CDS encoding DUF7146 domain-containing protein codes for MPGTASDISRQLARNAEAVCRHYLAAGRREGRYWIAGDVHGSKGRSLYVRLKGGEDGKGAAGKWTDAATGDHGDLLDLIGFNCGHRLLTDTLDEARRFLALPRETPDFDPSQPAAPAGSRKAAQRLFAASRPIAGTLAERYLRTRAYWMFEPNAGCVFIHAAGIVHPRTTLRARRTSSRR; via the coding sequence ATGCCTGGCACCGCGTCCGATATTTCCCGGCAGCTCGCGCGCAATGCGGAAGCGGTTTGCCGTCACTATCTCGCTGCAGGCCGGCGTGAAGGCCGCTATTGGATCGCAGGCGATGTCCACGGATCCAAAGGTCGCAGCCTCTATGTTCGGTTGAAGGGTGGCGAAGATGGCAAGGGCGCCGCGGGCAAATGGACGGATGCCGCCACCGGCGATCACGGTGACTTGCTCGATCTGATCGGCTTCAATTGTGGGCACCGCCTGCTGACAGACACGCTCGACGAAGCCCGCCGCTTCCTGGCACTTCCGCGCGAAACGCCCGACTTCGATCCCAGCCAGCCCGCCGCCCCAGCAGGTTCGCGCAAGGCCGCGCAGCGTCTCTTCGCTGCATCACGCCCGATCGCCGGCACGCTTGCCGAGCGCTATCTCCGCACGCGCGCATATTGGATGTTCGAACCGAATGCTGGCTGCGTTTTCATCCACGCTGCTGGTATCGTCCATCCGAGGACGACGCTCCGGGCACGCCGGACGTCTTCCCGGCGCTGA
- a CDS encoding ParB/RepB/Spo0J family partition protein, with protein sequence MTKHVKIVLSGSRDIPFNQLVLSQANVRRVKAGVSIDALAADIARRGLLQSLTVRAQHDAEGAETGLFEVPAGGRRFRALEKLVKQRRMAKTQGVPCIVRDDDQISAEEDSLAENVHREALHPLDQFRAMRQLVTQGTDVETVAATFMTTPAVVKQRLRLASVSPRLHEVYAEDGMTLEQLMAFSVSEDHERQEQVWELLQSSHNRQPYMIRAKLTEQSVRATDKRVRFVGLDTYVAAGGYVLRDLFEDDQGGWLQDVALLDAQVDEKLKAEGARIGEEGWKWVAVAVDFAYDYDDGMRVIDGDQPEMTEADEAQLTALREEAEALEAEWSSVADVPDEIDARVTAIDEEISAIVSRPLVYQPAEMARAGVFVSVDIDGSLYIERGYVRPEDEPVEEASEIGDEQGAVAVDREQQDDDADADTGTAIVSVGGAPGADNGGDEDEQDDLLRPLPDRLVTELTTHRTLALRNAVACHPQVAFAAVLHALTLDTFYHYSSAASCVEILVRGGSLGTHAPGMNDSASARAIDARHASWAERLPDQPQELWEVLIALSAEDQAALFAHCASFGINAVWEPANRYNEGRVSARTVSGRIEHSNVLARAADLDMVAAGWTATVDNYLGRVTKARILSAVDEAKGAEVAARLTGLKKPDMAKEAERVLADSGWLAEPLRTPSAEPVEDPAAIDGEPAVEAEAASEHDGGESEEPFAIAAE encoded by the coding sequence ATGACCAAGCATGTGAAGATCGTCCTCAGCGGTTCGCGGGACATTCCGTTCAACCAGCTGGTGCTGAGCCAGGCCAATGTCCGCCGCGTGAAGGCCGGCGTCTCGATCGACGCGCTCGCCGCCGACATCGCGCGCCGTGGCCTCCTGCAGAGCCTGACCGTCCGCGCCCAGCACGACGCGGAAGGCGCGGAGACCGGCCTGTTCGAGGTTCCGGCCGGCGGCCGGCGCTTTCGCGCGCTCGAAAAGCTCGTGAAGCAGCGCCGGATGGCGAAGACGCAAGGCGTTCCCTGCATCGTGCGCGACGATGACCAGATCTCGGCCGAAGAGGATTCGCTCGCCGAGAACGTCCATCGCGAAGCGCTGCATCCGCTCGACCAGTTCCGCGCGATGCGGCAGCTCGTGACGCAGGGCACCGACGTCGAGACCGTCGCCGCGACCTTCATGACGACGCCCGCCGTGGTGAAGCAGCGGCTGCGCCTCGCTTCCGTCTCTCCCAGGCTGCACGAGGTCTACGCCGAGGACGGCATGACGCTCGAGCAATTGATGGCCTTTTCGGTCTCCGAAGACCACGAGCGGCAGGAGCAGGTCTGGGAGTTGCTCCAGTCGAGCCACAACCGGCAGCCGTACATGATCCGCGCCAAGCTGACCGAGCAGTCCGTGCGCGCGACGGACAAAAGGGTCCGCTTCGTCGGCCTCGACACCTACGTCGCCGCCGGTGGCTACGTGCTGCGCGACCTGTTCGAAGATGATCAGGGCGGCTGGCTGCAGGATGTGGCGCTCCTCGACGCACAAGTCGACGAGAAGCTGAAGGCTGAGGGTGCCCGCATCGGCGAGGAAGGCTGGAAGTGGGTCGCGGTCGCGGTCGACTTTGCGTACGACTATGATGACGGCATGCGGGTCATCGACGGCGATCAGCCCGAAATGACCGAAGCCGACGAGGCGCAGCTCACGGCGCTTCGCGAGGAAGCCGAGGCGCTCGAAGCGGAATGGTCGAGTGTCGCCGACGTGCCCGACGAGATCGATGCCCGCGTCACCGCGATCGACGAGGAGATCAGCGCTATCGTCTCGCGTCCGCTGGTCTATCAGCCGGCTGAAATGGCCCGCGCCGGCGTGTTCGTCAGCGTCGACATCGACGGGTCGCTCTACATCGAGCGCGGCTATGTCCGGCCCGAAGACGAGCCCGTGGAGGAAGCGTCCGAGATCGGGGACGAGCAAGGTGCCGTTGCCGTCGATCGAGAGCAACAGGATGACGATGCCGATGCCGACACTGGCACGGCCATCGTCTCGGTCGGCGGCGCGCCAGGTGCCGATAACGGTGGCGACGAGGACGAGCAGGACGATCTGCTCCGTCCGCTGCCCGATCGCCTGGTCACCGAACTGACCACGCATCGTACGCTCGCACTGCGCAATGCGGTCGCCTGTCACCCGCAAGTCGCCTTCGCCGCCGTCTTGCACGCGCTCACGCTCGACACCTTCTACCACTATTCGAGCGCCGCAAGCTGCGTGGAGATTTTGGTCAGGGGCGGCAGCCTTGGCACCCATGCGCCGGGCATGAACGACAGCGCCTCGGCACGCGCGATCGATGCGCGACATGCAAGCTGGGCGGAGCGTTTGCCCGACCAGCCGCAGGAGCTGTGGGAGGTGCTGATCGCGCTCAGTGCCGAGGATCAGGCGGCGCTTTTCGCCCATTGCGCGTCGTTCGGCATCAACGCGGTCTGGGAACCGGCCAACCGCTACAACGAGGGCCGCGTCTCGGCGCGGACCGTCTCGGGCCGGATCGAGCATAGCAACGTGCTCGCCCGTGCCGCCGATCTCGACATGGTCGCGGCCGGCTGGACCGCCACGGTCGACAATTATCTCGGTCGGGTGACCAAGGCGCGCATCCTGAGCGCGGTCGACGAAGCGAAGGGCGCCGAGGTCGCCGCGCGCCTGACGGGCCTGAAGAAGCCCGACATGGCGAAGGAGGCCGAACGTGTGCTCGCCGACAGCGGCTGGCTTGCCGAGCCGCTGCGCACGCCTTCCGCCGAACCGGTCGAAGACCCGGCGGCGATCGACGGCGAACCGGCCGTGGAAGCCGAGGCGGCATCGGAGCATGATGGCGGTGAGAGCGAAGAGCCCTTCGCCATCGCGGCCGAATAG
- a CDS encoding DUF2958 domain-containing protein codes for MIVLPPIARYALRANHINRRAAVEREISEPDPAPLIKFFNPLGAQTWLATELGDDGDVLWGLADLGFGCPEIGPWSLSELSAIHLPFGMGIEIDAAFTSDVPLSVWAAWSHRTGSILWTETLFRRSPPGVPSQD; via the coding sequence ATGATCGTTCTGCCACCGATCGCCCGCTATGCGCTGCGGGCCAATCATATAAACCGCCGGGCGGCGGTCGAGCGCGAGATATCCGAGCCCGACCCGGCGCCGCTGATCAAGTTCTTCAATCCCCTTGGAGCCCAAACCTGGCTCGCCACTGAACTTGGCGATGATGGCGACGTGCTCTGGGGCTTGGCTGACCTTGGCTTTGGATGTCCGGAGATCGGCCCGTGGTCGCTGAGTGAACTATCCGCGATCCATCTGCCGTTCGGCATGGGCATCGAGATCGATGCCGCCTTCACGTCGGACGTGCCTCTCTCGGTCTGGGCAGCATGGTCCCACCGAACAGGCTCGATCCTCTGGACCGAAACCCTGTTCCGGCGATCACCACCCGGCGTGCCCTCGCAGGACTGA
- a CDS encoding DUF932 domain-containing protein: protein MATILTQSDTSRPVSAGYKVDISRGHRIGRVSSEWFSRPDDERFLSLSSLHAAVKSRAERATTRTVETREVKVEASRDDAEHLALLVRGRDESVMPTHWSFGQLSSLVGAPAGYLRQLPAPLAAINMQHGLLSHRAELMKTLETDDGRIELRAVTGPDYGRIWDHELVAAVMKIAGDGTGDTRWKVPGLLDWSTMTHNPFVEVTKDTTTLYASDRDVFLFLVDDAHPIEAGRLPNGDPDLFFRGFYAWNSEVGSKTLGIASFYLRAVCMNRNIWGAEGFEEISIRHSKFAANRFAHEAAPALENFATSSPAPFMAGIKAARERLVARTDEDRQSFLRKRGFSKGDTDRIITTVLDEEGHPPASIFDFVQGITAVARDKPHQDTRLELEGKAAKLLAAV from the coding sequence ATGGCCACGATCCTCACCCAATCCGACACATCCCGGCCGGTCTCGGCAGGCTACAAGGTCGATATCTCGCGCGGTCACCGCATCGGCCGCGTTTCCTCGGAATGGTTTTCCCGCCCGGACGACGAGCGGTTCCTGTCGCTGTCCTCGCTCCACGCCGCGGTCAAATCCCGCGCCGAGCGCGCCACGACACGGACCGTCGAGACGCGCGAGGTAAAGGTCGAGGCCAGCCGCGACGATGCCGAGCACCTGGCGCTGCTTGTGCGCGGCCGCGACGAGTCGGTCATGCCGACCCACTGGTCTTTCGGCCAGCTCAGCAGCCTCGTCGGTGCGCCGGCGGGCTATCTTCGCCAGCTCCCCGCGCCGCTTGCGGCCATCAACATGCAGCACGGGCTGCTCTCGCACCGCGCCGAATTGATGAAGACGCTTGAGACCGACGATGGCCGGATCGAGTTGCGCGCCGTCACCGGTCCCGATTACGGCCGGATCTGGGATCACGAACTGGTCGCTGCGGTCATGAAGATCGCGGGCGACGGCACCGGCGATACGCGCTGGAAAGTGCCTGGTCTGCTCGATTGGTCGACGATGACCCACAACCCGTTCGTTGAGGTGACCAAGGATACCACGACGCTCTACGCGAGCGATCGCGACGTTTTCCTGTTCCTGGTCGACGACGCGCATCCGATCGAGGCCGGCCGGCTGCCCAACGGCGATCCCGACCTGTTTTTCCGCGGCTTCTATGCGTGGAACAGCGAAGTGGGTTCGAAGACGCTCGGCATTGCCTCTTTCTATCTCCGAGCGGTCTGCATGAACCGCAACATCTGGGGCGCCGAAGGCTTCGAGGAGATCAGCATCCGCCACAGCAAATTCGCCGCCAATCGCTTCGCGCACGAGGCGGCGCCTGCGCTGGAGAATTTCGCGACCTCGTCTCCGGCGCCGTTCATGGCCGGCATCAAGGCCGCGCGCGAACGGTTGGTCGCGCGCACCGACGAGGATCGGCAGTCCTTCCTGCGCAAGCGCGGATTTTCGAAAGGCGACACCGACCGGATCATCACCACCGTGCTCGACGAGGAAGGCCATCCCCCGGCGTCGATCTTCGACTTCGTCCAGGGCATCACCGCGGTGGCGCGCGACAAGCCGCATCAGGACACGCGGCTCGAGCTTGAGGGCAAGGCCGCCAAGCTGCTCGCCGCCGTCTGA
- a CDS encoding superoxide dismutase, which yields MAFELPPLPFDKTALDPHMSAETFDYHWGKHHKAYVDKTNGWIDEKGLAGLSLLQVIDKAKTGGDKGLFNNSAQIWNHSFFWQCLAPAGSTKPSGKLAALIESGFGSQEALLKKFADEAVGHFASGWAWLVLEGDALKVTSYHDADTPVAHGAVPLFTLDVWEHAYYVDYRNARPKFAETVLANIVNWDFIAQNLDGAGASRADQQQ from the coding sequence ATGGCGTTCGAACTTCCTCCCCTCCCCTTCGACAAGACCGCTCTCGATCCGCACATGTCGGCCGAGACGTTCGACTATCACTGGGGCAAGCATCACAAGGCCTATGTCGACAAGACCAACGGCTGGATCGACGAGAAGGGCCTCGCCGGCCTGTCGCTCCTGCAGGTGATCGACAAGGCGAAGACCGGTGGCGACAAGGGCCTGTTCAACAACAGCGCCCAGATCTGGAACCACAGCTTCTTCTGGCAGTGCCTGGCTCCGGCCGGCTCGACCAAGCCGTCGGGCAAGCTCGCCGCGCTGATCGAGAGCGGCTTCGGCAGCCAGGAAGCTTTGCTGAAGAAGTTCGCCGACGAAGCCGTCGGTCATTTCGCCAGCGGCTGGGCATGGCTGGTGCTGGAAGGCGACGCGCTCAAGGTGACGTCGTATCACGATGCCGACACGCCGGTGGCGCACGGCGCGGTGCCGCTCTTCACGCTCGACGTGTGGGAGCATGCTTATTACGTCGATTATCGCAACGCGCGGCCGAAGTTCGCTGAGACGGTCCTCGCCAACATCGTGAACTGGGATTTCATCGCCCAGAACCTCGATGGCGCGGGCGCATCGCGCGCCGACCAGCAGCAGTAA
- the tpiA gene encoding triose-phosphate isomerase, with product MSLRKLVAGNWKMNGLRISLGELAPIGRAATAAKRIDVAICPPFTLVAQAAANADGIAIGGQDCHFATTGAYTGYISADMLTDAGASHVIVGHSERRSANHETDADVRAKAEAAMEAGLVAILCIGETDKQRDAGRAGLAVASQLDGSLPRTATGDTLIIAYEPRWAIGTGRTPSSGEIGEMHKLIRAKLIDILGTEGVRVRILYGGSVTSHNAAEFLSVPDVDGALVGGASLTAAQFVPIIEAAENVSQ from the coding sequence ATGAGCTTGAGGAAGCTGGTCGCAGGAAACTGGAAGATGAACGGCCTCCGCATCTCGCTGGGCGAACTCGCGCCGATCGGCCGCGCCGCCACTGCCGCCAAGCGGATCGACGTCGCGATCTGCCCACCCTTCACCCTCGTCGCGCAGGCCGCAGCCAATGCCGACGGCATCGCCATCGGCGGCCAGGACTGCCACTTCGCGACGACGGGTGCCTATACCGGCTACATTTCCGCCGACATGCTGACCGACGCCGGCGCAAGCCACGTCATCGTCGGCCATTCCGAGCGCCGCTCCGCGAATCACGAGACCGACGCCGACGTGCGTGCGAAGGCCGAGGCGGCGATGGAGGCGGGTCTGGTCGCGATCCTGTGCATCGGCGAGACCGACAAGCAGCGCGACGCGGGTCGCGCCGGGCTGGCGGTCGCGTCGCAGCTCGACGGCTCGCTGCCGCGCACCGCCACCGGTGACACGCTGATCATCGCCTACGAACCGCGCTGGGCGATCGGCACGGGCCGCACGCCGTCGTCGGGAGAGATTGGCGAGATGCACAAATTGATCCGCGCCAAGCTGATCGACATCCTCGGCACCGAGGGCGTGCGCGTGCGCATCCTCTATGGCGGCTCGGTGACGTCGCATAACGCCGCCGAATTCCTGTCGGTGCCCGACGTCGACGGCGCGCTGGTCGGCGGCGCGAGCCTGACCGCAGCGCAATTCGTGCCGATCATCGAGGCGGCTGAGAACGTATCGCAATAG